One genomic segment of Methanolinea mesophila includes these proteins:
- a CDS encoding helix-turn-helix domain-containing protein, with amino-acid sequence MKKMTVRLSADIFDYCRSYGQVIERFEVISLFNMVDDMHSEVCKFTIREGIPVDQIQCNYVSNLIVLQHKGREYTCLARGTFSDDITRFLRTYGSKFEHPIVFQDDCLTFNMVGTPEDFHTFVTDAAEKGWGLEILSVCDYNPQVDGIFGILTPKQKDILLESYRQGYFDHPRRINAGELAEKMGMHKSTLLEHIHKAEKRLIGHILEQVA; translated from the coding sequence ATGAAGAAAATGACGGTCAGGCTCTCTGCGGATATCTTCGATTACTGCAGATCCTACGGCCAGGTCATAGAGAGATTCGAGGTTATCTCACTCTTCAACATGGTTGACGACATGCACAGCGAAGTGTGCAAGTTTACCATCAGGGAAGGGATCCCCGTCGATCAGATACAATGCAATTATGTGTCGAACCTGATCGTGCTTCAACACAAAGGTCGGGAGTATACCTGTCTTGCAAGGGGAACGTTTTCCGATGATATTACCCGGTTCCTCCGCACCTACGGATCCAAGTTCGAGCACCCGATCGTCTTCCAGGACGATTGCCTGACCTTCAACATGGTCGGGACTCCGGAGGACTTCCATACGTTCGTGACCGATGCCGCGGAGAAAGGGTGGGGGCTCGAGATCCTTTCGGTCTGCGATTACAATCCCCAGGTGGACGGAATTTTTGGTATCCTTACCCCCAAGCAGAAAGACATCCTGCTCGAGTCCTACCGCCAGGGGTATTTCGATCACCCCAGGAGGATAAATGCCGGTGAACTTGCGGAAAAAATGGGGATGCACAAGAGCACGCTGCTTGAACACATCCATAAAGCGGAGAAACGGTTGATCGGGCACATCCTCGAACAGGTCGCGTGA
- a CDS encoding methyltransferase family protein, which yields MIEAVLVTILPVGFLIILFGGGAAFLRKNIEQDGETPIDRTLFYTSKYSVIILWGAMVLQSWGIGLSFFEVPLFLRVTGLIAWFFGFTFLYVGRFEMGSSFRLGTPKERTLLRVDGLFGLSRNPMYVGMYATICASALYTLNPAVIILGSFVIAVHHSIVRAEEHYMQKAYGQEYTDYRNRVGRYI from the coding sequence ATGATTGAGGCAGTTCTCGTTACAATCCTCCCCGTGGGTTTCCTGATTATCTTATTCGGCGGAGGGGCGGCCTTCCTGCGAAAAAATATCGAACAGGACGGGGAGACGCCGATCGACAGAACGCTGTTTTATACCAGCAAATACTCGGTAATTATCCTTTGGGGGGCCATGGTCCTCCAGAGCTGGGGGATCGGTCTGTCGTTCTTCGAAGTCCCGCTCTTTCTCCGGGTAACTGGTCTTATCGCCTGGTTTTTCGGATTCACATTTTTATACGTCGGAAGATTCGAAATGGGGAGTTCGTTCCGGCTGGGGACTCCCAAGGAACGTACCCTTCTCAGGGTCGACGGATTATTCGGATTGAGCAGAAATCCGATGTATGTCGGCATGTATGCGACAATATGCGCATCCGCACTCTACACGCTGAATCCCGCCGTGATCATACTCGGTTCATTCGTGATTGCGGTCCATCATTCCATCGTCCGGGCAGAGGAGCACTATATGCAGAAGGCGTATGGCCAGGAATATACCGATTATCGCAACCGGGTGGGACGCTATATCTAG
- a CDS encoding acyltransferase yields MQGSRTDSFARSLDTIGALLADGPSTENMVDILGILGISGIDAHYLENMVLYSEYLPKSAEMPFSREQRYLHFLWDAFDRTPYSLAANLAIPIRRMIARKLFSGCGKNFCAEANIRFNFGQNIDAGDNIFINAGTFIDSKGGLTIGDAVGIGEFVRIFTHTHSESDHAERTYAPVLISDYAKVYAGAMLFPGVTIGEQAIVAGGAVVTKDVPPNAVVAGVPARVIRERKTGGRTREELDHVWLFEGAFQDEK; encoded by the coding sequence ATGCAAGGTTCCCGCACCGACTCCTTCGCCCGTTCGCTCGATACCATCGGTGCCCTTCTGGCAGACGGGCCTTCCACTGAAAACATGGTGGATATTCTCGGAATTCTCGGAATTTCCGGTATCGACGCGCACTACCTGGAAAATATGGTGTTATACAGCGAATACCTTCCGAAATCGGCAGAAATGCCATTTTCCAGGGAACAACGGTACCTGCATTTCCTCTGGGACGCCTTCGACCGGACGCCGTATTCGCTGGCTGCAAACCTCGCCATTCCGATCCGCCGCATGATCGCCAGGAAATTGTTCTCCGGGTGCGGGAAGAACTTCTGCGCCGAGGCGAACATCCGGTTCAACTTCGGGCAGAACATCGACGCGGGGGATAACATATTCATCAACGCAGGCACATTCATCGACTCGAAGGGGGGTCTTACCATCGGGGATGCCGTGGGTATCGGGGAGTTCGTCCGGATATTCACCCATACGCATTCCGAGTCGGATCACGCGGAACGCACCTACGCCCCGGTACTCATATCCGATTACGCGAAGGTCTACGCAGGAGCGATGCTCTTCCCTGGCGTGACCATTGGGGAGCAGGCCATTGTGGCGGGCGGTGCGGTGGTCACGAAGGATGTCCCTCCGAATGCGGTCGTCGCCGGAGTACCTGCCAGGGTTATCCGGGAACGAAAGACCGGGGGGAGGACCCGTGAAGAACTGGACCATGTGTGGCTTTTCGAAGGGGCCTTCCAGGATGAAAAATGA
- a CDS encoding MFS transporter, with product MPDVPRVSSVSDRRMVYSIFLLGFFAIFSTTISKNPVLPLFSQALGAGDAVIGLIAAVSPLAGILFSFPVGVLSDHMGRRRLLIASGAIFLSAPLLYLLIYDPFWLIPVRFFHGMATAILGPVVSAMIAERFPERKGEMLGQYSSATLIGRTLAPLVGGVLISFFIFYPGLIPYKMVYLAAAIAAIPVLILTLTYREEGHGKLTVLPFSTFKTSFVTFFTNWKLRATAFVDMATYFAFGAFETFLPLLLLSRGIDAYQTGIIFTVQVLVIALTKPFFGRIADRIDKRVQIVIGLLVLGGSVAALPFGSSFGWFLLVSSVLGLGMSLSTVATTAYVADIAEKEELGASMGALSSIMDIGHSAGPLITGILVAAGSFTSGFLASFGVAAAVCVFFGVSVYGRRG from the coding sequence ATGCCGGATGTACCCCGGGTCTCTTCCGTTTCAGACCGCCGGATGGTGTATTCCATATTCCTGCTCGGGTTTTTCGCCATCTTCTCGACGACGATCTCGAAGAACCCGGTGCTGCCCCTGTTCTCCCAGGCCCTCGGCGCCGGCGATGCGGTCATCGGGCTGATCGCCGCGGTCTCCCCCCTGGCGGGAATCCTGTTCTCGTTCCCCGTGGGGGTACTCTCCGATCACATGGGGAGGAGAAGACTCCTTATTGCATCCGGGGCGATATTCCTCTCCGCGCCCCTGCTGTATCTCCTCATCTACGATCCGTTCTGGCTGATCCCGGTCCGCTTCTTCCACGGGATGGCGACCGCGATCCTGGGTCCGGTCGTCTCGGCGATGATCGCCGAAAGGTTCCCGGAAAGAAAGGGGGAGATGCTCGGCCAGTACTCTTCCGCAACACTGATCGGTCGGACGCTCGCACCACTCGTCGGCGGGGTCCTCATCTCGTTCTTCATCTTTTATCCCGGGCTCATCCCCTACAAGATGGTGTACCTGGCGGCGGCGATCGCGGCAATCCCGGTCCTCATCCTAACCCTCACGTACCGGGAGGAAGGCCATGGAAAACTGACTGTCCTGCCTTTTTCAACATTCAAAACAAGTTTTGTCACCTTTTTCACCAACTGGAAGCTCCGGGCGACGGCGTTCGTGGACATGGCGACCTACTTTGCATTCGGTGCGTTCGAGACCTTCCTTCCGCTCCTGCTCCTGTCCCGCGGAATCGACGCGTATCAGACGGGGATCATCTTTACCGTCCAGGTGCTGGTCATCGCCCTGACCAAACCGTTCTTCGGAAGGATCGCCGACCGTATAGATAAAAGAGTCCAGATTGTCATCGGTCTCCTCGTCCTCGGCGGTTCTGTCGCCGCCCTCCCGTTCGGATCCTCGTTCGGGTGGTTCCTGCTCGTCAGTTCCGTACTCGGCCTCGGCATGTCGCTCTCCACGGTCGCCACTACAGCGTATGTCGCGGATATTGCAGAGAAAGAAGAACTGGGAGCCTCGATGGGGGCTCTCTCCTCCATCATGGATATCGGACATTCGGCAGGCCCCCTGATCACGGGGATCCTTGTCGCGGCAGGCAGCTTTACCTCAGGGTTCCTGGCGAGTTTCGGTGTCGCCGCGGCAGTCTGTGTATTTTTCGGGGTGTCGGTATATGGCAGGAGGGGCTGA
- a CDS encoding AAA family ATPase, with the protein MMHITRLRILHGDFPTHDYYPFNLELFRATDQIEFSQPVTFIIGENGSGKSTLLKAIARNCGIALWEETERMRFCHNPYENELYRYITVEWKGEKVPGAFFASEIFRHFAEILDEWARADPDMLKYFGDSSLVNKSHGQSHMAYFANRFRLPGLYLLDEPETALSPKMQLELLKLLGTFVSMGHAQFIIATHSPILLAYPKADIFSFDGIPIRKIAYEDTDYYRIYRDFLNSREKYLGPEVG; encoded by the coding sequence ATGATGCATATCACCCGGCTTCGCATTCTCCACGGGGATTTTCCCACACATGATTATTACCCCTTCAATCTGGAACTGTTCAGGGCCACCGACCAGATTGAATTTTCACAACCGGTTACCTTCATCATCGGAGAGAACGGGTCCGGCAAGTCCACGCTGCTCAAGGCGATAGCCCGCAACTGCGGGATTGCACTCTGGGAGGAGACGGAAAGAATGAGGTTTTGCCATAACCCGTACGAAAACGAGCTCTACCGGTACATCACCGTTGAGTGGAAGGGCGAAAAAGTTCCCGGTGCATTCTTCGCGTCCGAGATTTTCCGGCATTTTGCAGAGATACTTGACGAATGGGCAAGAGCAGACCCCGATATGCTGAAATACTTCGGGGATTCTTCCCTGGTGAACAAGTCGCACGGGCAGTCCCACATGGCATATTTTGCGAACAGGTTCAGGCTCCCGGGTCTCTACCTCCTCGATGAACCGGAGACTGCGCTCTCGCCAAAGATGCAGCTCGAACTCCTAAAACTGCTTGGAACGTTCGTCTCCATGGGGCATGCCCAGTTCATCATCGCAACGCACTCCCCTATCCTGCTCGCCTATCCCAAAGCGGATATCTTCTCGTTTGATGGGATCCCCATCCGGAAGATCGCCTACGAAGATACCGATTATTATCGCATCTACCGGGATTTTCTCAATAGCAGGGAAAAATACCTCGGTCCGGAGGTCGGGTGA
- a CDS encoding isocitrate lyase/PEP mutase family protein, which produces MTTRFKELLYAEEILAFPVSHDPLCAKIAELSGFAAVSVGGYASSASMLAKPDINLLTLTEMADVVRRTVNAVNIPVFADGDTGHGNVNNVKRTVELFEQAGAASLFIEDQVSPKRCGHMAGKEVIPPREMEAKIEAALDARKDPDLLIMARTDAIAVNGIDDAIARAGSYLDAGADFIFIEAPENVPQMRRITREIDAPNLANMLPGGKTPLLTAPELQEIGFAAVAFPTVCTHTIAKSVMGVLRDLRATGTLAGLEERMLSFDEFGGLVGLDRIRSEELAYCRDCR; this is translated from the coding sequence ATGACCACTCGATTTAAGGAACTGCTGTATGCAGAGGAGATCCTCGCATTCCCCGTCTCGCACGACCCGCTCTGTGCAAAGATCGCAGAACTTTCCGGATTCGCAGCCGTCTCGGTGGGCGGGTATGCCTCGAGCGCCTCGATGCTGGCAAAACCCGACATCAACCTCCTTACCCTGACCGAGATGGCGGACGTCGTACGGAGGACGGTAAATGCCGTGAATATTCCCGTGTTCGCGGACGGAGATACCGGGCATGGGAACGTGAACAACGTGAAAAGGACAGTGGAACTGTTCGAACAGGCAGGAGCGGCGTCGCTCTTCATCGAGGACCAGGTCTCTCCCAAGCGGTGCGGGCACATGGCCGGCAAAGAGGTGATCCCGCCCCGCGAAATGGAAGCGAAGATCGAGGCCGCACTCGATGCCCGGAAGGACCCCGATCTTCTCATAATGGCCCGTACCGATGCTATCGCGGTCAACGGCATCGACGATGCCATCGCAAGGGCCGGCAGCTACCTCGATGCGGGTGCTGATTTCATCTTCATAGAGGCACCCGAGAACGTGCCCCAGATGCGGCGTATCACCAGGGAGATCGATGCTCCGAACCTGGCGAACATGCTTCCCGGGGGGAAGACCCCGCTCCTCACCGCCCCGGAGCTTCAGGAGATCGGTTTTGCCGCCGTAGCGTTTCCCACGGTCTGCACCCATACCATTGCGAAATCGGTGATGGGAGTGCTTCGGGACCTCCGTGCAACGGGAACACTCGCGGGACTGGAAGAGAGGATGCTCTCTTTCGACGAGTTCGGAGGACTTGTCGGGCTCGACCGGATCCGTTCCGAAGAACTCGCCTACTGCCGCGACTGCAGGTGA
- a CDS encoding cation diffusion facilitator family transporter, translated as MMKITTMEPTALSLDELNSLKQKTARLSVASNTVLVILKLIVGFAVGSVSIISEAIHSAMDLLAAVIAFFSVKKSSEPPDEAHEFGHGKFEDFSGLIEALLIFVAAALIIWEAVRKLLGEGEGDEISMNLLFIGMGVMAVSALLNWFVSRRLMKVAKQSESIALESDAWHLRTDVYTSVGVLIGLVLIRVTGIAMLDSLFAIGVAVVIIKAAYDLTRRSVSDLIDQSLPDKDEQRIKEILCEHAGDYAGFHGLKTRRSGPEIFIDLHLVMPGDVSVEQSHDLTDHLETDLKVEYPRSTVTIHVEPCHEGCNGCNRCGSFCTYQHDKEGGPGGSK; from the coding sequence ATGATGAAGATTACCACAATGGAACCGACGGCACTCTCGCTAGACGAGCTGAATTCCCTGAAACAAAAGACCGCCCGCCTCTCGGTTGCTTCCAACACCGTGCTGGTAATCTTAAAACTCATCGTGGGATTCGCAGTCGGTTCAGTGAGCATCATCTCCGAGGCCATCCATTCTGCAATGGACCTCCTGGCCGCGGTGATCGCATTCTTTTCCGTGAAGAAGTCGTCTGAACCACCCGATGAGGCCCATGAATTCGGACACGGAAAGTTCGAAGATTTTTCAGGGTTAATCGAGGCGCTCCTCATATTCGTCGCCGCAGCGCTGATCATTTGGGAGGCGGTGCGTAAACTCCTCGGCGAGGGGGAGGGGGACGAGATCTCCATGAACCTTCTTTTTATCGGGATGGGTGTCATGGCAGTTTCGGCCCTGCTGAACTGGTTCGTATCCCGGCGACTGATGAAGGTGGCGAAACAATCCGAGTCCATCGCACTCGAGAGCGACGCCTGGCACCTCAGGACTGATGTCTATACCTCGGTGGGGGTGCTCATAGGGCTTGTCCTTATCCGGGTAACCGGGATAGCCATGCTGGATTCGCTTTTTGCGATCGGAGTCGCGGTCGTGATCATCAAAGCGGCCTACGATCTCACCCGCCGGTCCGTGTCAGACCTTATCGACCAGAGCCTGCCCGACAAGGACGAGCAGAGGATCAAGGAGATACTGTGCGAACATGCAGGAGATTATGCCGGGTTCCACGGGCTGAAAACCCGGAGGTCCGGCCCGGAGATCTTTATCGATCTCCACCTTGTCATGCCCGGCGACGTCTCGGTGGAACAATCTCACGACCTCACGGATCACCTTGAGACGGACCTTAAGGTCGAATATCCCAGGTCCACGGTGACCATCCATGTTGAACCCTGCCACGAAGGGTGCAACGGTTGCAACCGGTGCGGGTCGTTCTGCACGTATCAACACGACAAAGAGGGGGGTCCCGGGGGCAGCAAATAA
- the ligD gene encoding non-homologous end-joining DNA ligase, translating into MDPMLATLTADYFSHPDWIFERKFDGERCISFRDGNRTRLRTRNNKPLDSTYPEIFDALGALAADNFVLDGEIVAFEGTATSFSRLQERLQIRDREEAERSPVRVYYYIFDLMYLEGYDICSLPLRTRKSLLEDVVVFEDPLRRSAHRDGAGLECYREACRKGWEGVIAKRAGSRYLHKRSQDWLKFKCTNEQEFVIGGYSEPQGSRTGFGALLLGYYEEGRLRYAGKVGTGFDDRTLDALYRELTRRERSDPPFGDDTGSMKGVHFVDPDLVCEVGFTEWTGDGKLRHPRFLGLRTDKDAHEVVRERPA; encoded by the coding sequence ATGGACCCGATGCTCGCGACCCTTACCGCGGACTATTTTTCTCACCCGGATTGGATATTCGAGCGGAAATTTGACGGGGAACGATGCATCTCGTTTCGTGACGGCAACCGGACCCGGCTCCGGACGAGGAATAACAAGCCCCTTGACTCGACCTATCCGGAGATCTTCGATGCCCTGGGGGCCCTCGCGGCGGACAACTTCGTGCTCGATGGTGAGATCGTGGCGTTCGAAGGGACCGCCACCAGCTTTTCGCGCCTGCAGGAGAGGCTCCAGATCAGGGATCGGGAAGAAGCGGAGAGGAGCCCGGTGCGGGTCTATTACTACATTTTCGACCTGATGTACCTGGAAGGATACGATATCTGCAGCCTGCCGCTCCGCACGAGGAAATCGTTGTTAGAGGATGTCGTCGTGTTCGAAGATCCTCTCAGGCGCTCCGCACACCGGGATGGCGCCGGGCTGGAATGTTACCGTGAGGCATGCAGGAAAGGGTGGGAAGGGGTCATCGCCAAGCGGGCGGGATCCCGTTACCTCCACAAGAGATCGCAGGACTGGCTGAAGTTCAAATGCACGAACGAGCAGGAGTTCGTGATCGGCGGATATTCGGAGCCGCAGGGTTCCAGGACCGGTTTCGGAGCCCTCCTCCTCGGCTACTACGAGGAGGGGAGACTGCGGTATGCAGGGAAAGTAGGCACCGGGTTCGATGATCGCACCCTCGACGCGCTTTACCGTGAACTCACCCGGAGGGAGCGGAGCGACCCGCCGTTCGGTGACGATACCGGGAGCATGAAAGGGGTACATTTCGTGGACCCCGACCTGGTATGCGAGGTGGGATTCACCGAGTGGACCGGGGACGGGAAGCTCCGCCACCCCAGGTTTCTCGGGTTGCGGACCGATAAGGATGCACACGAGGTTGTCCGGGAGAGGCCTGCCTGA
- the ligD gene encoding non-homologous end-joining DNA ligase, giving the protein MTTRTFGPNTVNTSHEEKVFFPGGITKGDLIDYYVKIGEAILPHLRDRPISMQRFPDGIGKEGFYQKEVPDYFPDWIPRAEVSLKDGTTQPQVVVGNIATLAFLADQGCITPHTWLSRTDRLNRPDKMIFDLDPPGEDFEPVRTAAFAMKEVLDELRIRSFVMTTGSRGLHVVVPLDQGMEFDPVREIAKEIAMVAVMRHPSRLTMEIRKEKRKGRLFLDTLRNAYAQTSVPPYAVRARPGAPVAAPLDWDELNDPDITSGSYTIRNIFIRLDRKKDPMAGMPEYGISLENRRDDIRALTGQKTLG; this is encoded by the coding sequence ATGACCACGAGAACGTTCGGCCCGAACACGGTGAACACGTCCCACGAAGAGAAGGTATTCTTCCCGGGTGGAATCACCAAGGGGGATCTCATCGATTATTATGTAAAGATCGGAGAGGCTATTCTCCCCCATCTCCGTGACAGGCCCATCTCCATGCAACGGTTCCCGGACGGGATCGGGAAGGAAGGGTTCTACCAGAAAGAGGTCCCCGATTACTTCCCCGACTGGATCCCGCGTGCCGAGGTATCGTTGAAAGACGGCACGACACAGCCTCAGGTGGTAGTCGGGAATATCGCCACGCTCGCGTTTCTCGCTGATCAGGGGTGTATCACCCCTCACACCTGGCTTTCACGGACAGACCGGCTCAACCGGCCGGACAAGATGATCTTTGACCTCGATCCCCCCGGCGAGGACTTCGAACCCGTGAGAACGGCGGCATTCGCCATGAAGGAGGTGCTCGACGAACTGCGGATCCGCTCGTTCGTAATGACCACGGGGTCGCGGGGGCTTCACGTGGTCGTGCCGCTGGACCAGGGGATGGAGTTCGACCCGGTGCGGGAGATCGCGAAGGAGATCGCCATGGTGGCGGTGATGCGGCACCCGTCCCGCCTGACCATGGAAATCCGGAAGGAAAAAAGGAAGGGCAGGCTCTTCCTCGATACCTTGCGGAATGCCTATGCCCAGACGTCGGTTCCTCCGTATGCGGTGAGGGCGAGGCCGGGAGCTCCTGTAGCGGCCCCGCTCGACTGGGACGAACTGAATGACCCTGATATCACCTCCGGTTCCTACACCATCCGGAACATTTTCATCCGGCTTGACCGGAAAAAAGACCCGATGGCCGGCATGCCGGAGTACGGGATCTCCCTGGAGAACCGACGGGATGACATCAGGGCGCTCACCGGCCAGAAGACCCTGGGGTGA
- a CDS encoding ABC transporter permease gives MLRGAIAIFRRDFKKFLSNPLVMFMTLVMPIMYLVVFGNAIGGTITGIPIGAVQEEPYVNYTPLFAEGVTALQAYHQPGYASLFVVTVYSSEDIARHALDTGQIMAYVVFPSDIAPNRPVRLYVDSSEYTIPALIESGVATVLVALNAPNPLYVDDIYGTIHYIQFFGVGVIVLAIFMTTMMGGGIALIRDRELGIIEGYLVTPVKRSSIILGTIGSGTVRAFLAGFIIFVVDIVIAGVMVRGVESFLLVLLVLFMTSIGVTSLVVAISSRFSNQQEYASTIAFFSLILFMTSGAFYPVIGMPPWLKWITYVNPEAYAVHALRSIILRGQGIAVIAPDLIALLIFSLGAIMLGIMTYRRTLE, from the coding sequence ATGCTTCGCGGGGCCATCGCCATATTCCGGAGGGATTTCAAGAAATTCCTCAGCAACCCCCTCGTGATGTTCATGACCCTGGTCATGCCCATCATGTACCTGGTGGTCTTTGGCAACGCCATCGGGGGGACGATAACCGGGATCCCCATCGGTGCGGTCCAGGAAGAGCCGTATGTGAACTACACCCCGCTGTTCGCAGAAGGTGTCACCGCCCTGCAGGCCTATCACCAGCCGGGATACGCATCCCTTTTCGTGGTGACGGTCTATTCGAGCGAGGACATCGCCCGGCATGCGCTGGATACGGGCCAGATCATGGCGTATGTGGTGTTTCCCTCCGATATAGCCCCTAATCGCCCTGTGCGCCTGTACGTGGACAGTTCCGAGTATACCATACCGGCACTCATCGAGTCAGGGGTTGCTACGGTCCTTGTTGCGCTCAACGCCCCGAACCCTCTTTACGTGGACGACATTTACGGGACGATCCACTATATCCAGTTCTTCGGGGTGGGCGTGATCGTGCTCGCCATCTTCATGACCACCATGATGGGAGGGGGGATCGCCCTGATACGTGACCGGGAGCTGGGGATTATCGAGGGCTACCTGGTCACCCCGGTGAAACGATCGAGCATCATCCTGGGGACGATCGGGAGCGGGACCGTGAGGGCATTCCTGGCTGGGTTCATCATCTTCGTGGTGGACATCGTGATCGCGGGGGTCATGGTCCGGGGGGTTGAGAGTTTCCTGCTCGTCCTGCTGGTCCTGTTCATGACCAGTATCGGGGTGACCAGCCTGGTAGTCGCCATCTCATCCCGGTTCTCCAACCAGCAGGAGTATGCCTCCACTATCGCGTTCTTCTCGCTCATCCTCTTCATGACCAGCGGCGCATTTTACCCGGTGATAGGGATGCCTCCCTGGCTGAAATGGATCACCTACGTCAATCCCGAGGCCTACGCGGTCCACGCCCTCCGGTCGATCATCCTCCGGGGCCAGGGGATCGCCGTGATCGCTCCCGACCTGATCGCGCTGCTTATTTTCTCCCTGGGTGCCATTATGCTCGGCATCATGACCTACAGGAGGACCCTGGAGTGA
- a CDS encoding ATP-binding cassette domain-containing protein — protein MVPTDPPKRTGLPEKSPPESPGYGHAEHLKDEIIRIEHISKIFSNHQKVVAVDDVSFSVRKGEIFGLLGPNGAGKSTLIRILTTLMTPTSGTAFVDTYEITREPEKVRSIIGVCPQNSTLDLELTAYDNLDFYGRLQDIPENALEPRIRELLEMAGLSGRADAKAGTFSGGMRRKLEIVRAFIHHPLILFLDEPTIGLDPESRREVWKQISLLNTEQTTIILTTHYMDEAEKLCDRLAFMEGGALIALDTPENLKHAMPRGDLIEIGYETLTDEVLARVRAHPEVTAVEVQDGKVLISAHQGSSLLPAILSDFERSSVGVTSITIRSPSLEDVFIYLTGKNLEQPGNRTTEGRPGVP, from the coding sequence ATGGTGCCCACCGACCCTCCGAAAAGAACCGGACTCCCGGAGAAATCCCCGCCGGAGAGCCCTGGCTATGGGCACGCGGAGCATCTGAAAGACGAGATCATCCGGATCGAACACATCTCCAAGATATTCTCCAATCACCAGAAGGTCGTTGCAGTGGACGATGTATCCTTTTCGGTTCGAAAAGGGGAGATTTTCGGGCTCCTCGGGCCTAACGGGGCCGGAAAAAGTACCCTGATCCGGATTCTCACCACACTGATGACACCCACCTCCGGCACTGCGTTCGTGGACACCTACGAGATCACCCGGGAGCCCGAGAAAGTAAGGAGCATCATAGGGGTCTGCCCACAGAACAGCACGCTCGACCTGGAACTGACCGCGTACGACAACCTCGATTTCTACGGGAGACTCCAGGACATCCCCGAGAATGCCCTCGAGCCCCGGATCCGGGAACTCCTCGAGATGGCAGGACTTTCAGGGAGGGCTGATGCCAAGGCGGGGACTTTTTCGGGGGGGATGCGGAGGAAACTCGAGATCGTCCGGGCGTTCATCCACCACCCCCTGATCCTCTTCCTCGACGAGCCTACGATCGGTCTCGACCCCGAGTCGCGCCGGGAGGTATGGAAGCAGATCTCGCTCCTGAACACCGAGCAGACCACCATAATCCTGACCACGCACTATATGGACGAGGCCGAGAAACTCTGCGACCGGCTGGCGTTTATGGAGGGGGGTGCGCTCATCGCCCTGGACACCCCGGAGAACCTTAAGCACGCCATGCCCCGGGGGGACCTGATCGAGATCGGGTACGAGACCCTCACCGACGAGGTGCTCGCCCGGGTGAGAGCGCACCCGGAGGTCACGGCGGTCGAGGTCCAGGACGGAAAAGTCCTCATCTCTGCACATCAGGGAAGCAGCCTGCTCCCGGCAATCCTCAGCGACTTCGAACGTTCCTCCGTCGGAGTGACCTCGATTACCATCCGGTCCCCTTCTCTCGAGGATGTGTTCATTTATCTCACCGGGAAGAACCTGGAGCAGCCCGGGAACAGGACGACCGAAGGCAGGCCGGGGGTACCCTGA
- a CDS encoding MarR family winged helix-turn-helix transcriptional regulator, translating into MTGNVPIDTLAENLLSLFPLFHGKIFRRYPEISGMQLAGYRALGTLTKCGPLPASELARKLYISRPYITRLVDSLITDHLVERMPDEKDRRITRIRITAEGIRRLKNMGTIFHDDVVEFLKGLDEEELAELNECLKCVNRILVKQ; encoded by the coding sequence ATGACCGGTAACGTCCCTATAGATACCCTTGCGGAGAACCTCCTCTCCCTTTTCCCCCTTTTCCATGGAAAGATCTTCCGCCGGTATCCGGAGATCTCGGGGATGCAGCTTGCGGGGTATCGCGCACTCGGCACACTCACGAAATGCGGCCCGTTGCCCGCCTCCGAACTCGCCCGGAAACTCTACATATCCCGCCCCTATATCACCCGCCTCGTGGACAGCCTGATCACCGACCATCTGGTAGAACGGATGCCGGATGAAAAGGACCGGCGGATCACCAGGATCCGCATCACCGCGGAAGGGATACGAAGGCTGAAGAACATGGGCACGATCTTCCACGACGATGTCGTCGAGTTCCTCAAGGGTCTGGATGAGGAGGAACTCGCTGAACTGAACGAGTGCCTGAAGTGCGTGAACAGAATTCTCGTGAAACAGTAA